From Myxococcales bacterium, the proteins below share one genomic window:
- a CDS encoding NADPH-dependent F420 reductase, giving the protein MRLTFLGAGNVGGALARRLAALGHEVTVAESARQDGKGARSGLTMKPKREAVRDADVVFLAVPFQAVSEVLSDVADELAGKVLVDCTNPVGPGLSHGLSSARSGTSVVAELVPRAHIVKAFTIYGFENLEDPVFPGGARPAMFVAGDDAGAKSTVGGLCDALGFDPLDVGGAVQALHLEHMTLLWVRMVRAGGHSPHLAWAALRK; this is encoded by the coding sequence ATGCGACTCACGTTTCTCGGGGCAGGCAACGTCGGCGGTGCGCTCGCGCGGCGGCTCGCGGCCTTAGGGCACGAGGTCACCGTGGCGGAGAGCGCGCGACAGGATGGCAAGGGGGCGCGCTCGGGGCTCACGATGAAGCCGAAGCGCGAGGCCGTGAGGGACGCCGACGTGGTGTTCTTGGCGGTGCCCTTCCAGGCCGTCTCCGAGGTCCTCTCCGACGTGGCGGACGAGCTCGCGGGCAAGGTCCTCGTCGACTGCACGAACCCGGTGGGCCCGGGGCTCTCACACGGGCTTTCGAGCGCGCGCTCGGGCACGTCGGTCGTAGCCGAGCTCGTGCCGCGCGCCCACATCGTGAAGGCCTTCACCATCTACGGCTTCGAGAACCTCGAGGACCCGGTGTTCCCCGGAGGGGCGCGTCCGGCGATGTTCGTCGCGGGCGACGACGCGGGCGCGAAGTCCACGGTGGGCGGCCTCTGCGACGCGCTCGGGTTCGACCCGCTCGACGTCGGCGGCGCGGTGCAGGCCCTCCACCTCGAGCACATGACGCTCCTCTGGGTTCGCATGGTGAGGGCCGGGGGGCACTCTCCCCACCTCGCGTGGGCGGCCCTTCGCAAGTAG
- a CDS encoding GNAT family N-acetyltransferase, giving the protein MTPPPPRVREARRGDGEACREIVFAALREHGIPPEPEGRDRGIFGFGERPGRFRDLVAEALEDPSRIVGVSALEPWDDKGFVSSLFVRPEARGRGVGRALLAATCDVARELDMRELWLTTRPVFTRAIRLYEAYGFVRVHDTTGAFGGELAYRLVVPSARGA; this is encoded by the coding sequence TTGACGCCGCCCCCGCCCCGGGTTCGCGAAGCCCGCAGGGGTGACGGAGAGGCCTGCCGTGAGATCGTGTTCGCCGCCCTCCGCGAGCATGGCATCCCACCCGAGCCCGAGGGGCGCGATCGCGGCATTTTCGGCTTCGGCGAGAGACCCGGGCGCTTCCGAGATCTCGTGGCCGAGGCGCTCGAGGACCCTTCTCGGATCGTGGGCGTCTCGGCCCTCGAGCCGTGGGACGACAAGGGCTTCGTGTCGAGCCTCTTCGTGAGGCCGGAGGCGCGCGGGAGGGGCGTGGGGCGCGCGCTCCTCGCGGCGACGTGCGACGTGGCGCGGGAGCTCGACATGCGGGAGCTCTGGCTCACGACCCGCCCCGTGTTCACGCGCGCGATCCGGCTCTACGAAGCGTATGGCTTCGTGCGGGTGCACGACACGACGGGCGCCTTCGGAGGAGAGCTCGCCTACAGGCTCGTCGTGCCGAGCGCTCGCGGAGCCTGA